One stretch of Nocardia mangyaensis DNA includes these proteins:
- a CDS encoding NAD(P)/FAD-dependent oxidoreductase: MSAPIVIVGAGLAGLRTAEELRRAGYEGGVLLLGDETRPPYDRPPLSKQFVRGETDDTTLRPPEFFADKNIELRLGTAVTGVDIAARTITLADGSTIAYAQLIIATGLRPRRLPGLPAAGGVHVLRAHEDAETLRAELDGATRALIIGAGFIGCELAASFRAAGVEVSLIEPQPTPLASVLGERIGALVARMHREEGVDLRCGTGVDTLRADESGRVRGALLTDGTELAADLVVIGVGSVPVTDWLADSGIELAEPSAGGGVLADEVGRTSADAVWAVGDVAAWQHDTGVRKRVEHWTSAGEQAKLLVTALLGGPAPTAARVPYFWSDQYDVKIQALGTPAATDDVTIVTDDGRKFLAYYSRDGVLTAVLGAGLTSQVMKLRAKLATPTPLADLLTPTS, translated from the coding sequence ATGAGCGCGCCCATCGTGATCGTCGGAGCGGGTCTGGCAGGCCTGCGTACGGCGGAGGAACTGCGCCGGGCCGGGTACGAAGGTGGGGTGCTGCTGCTCGGCGACGAGACGCGCCCGCCCTACGATCGCCCCCCGCTGTCGAAGCAGTTCGTACGCGGCGAGACCGACGACACCACGCTGCGCCCGCCGGAGTTCTTCGCGGACAAGAACATCGAGCTGCGCCTCGGAACGGCCGTCACCGGCGTCGACATCGCCGCGCGCACGATCACCCTCGCCGACGGCAGCACGATCGCCTACGCCCAGCTGATCATCGCAACCGGCCTGCGCCCCCGCCGACTGCCCGGATTGCCCGCCGCGGGCGGTGTGCACGTCCTGCGGGCGCACGAGGACGCCGAAACCCTGCGCGCCGAACTCGACGGCGCGACGCGGGCGCTGATCATCGGTGCCGGTTTCATCGGCTGCGAACTCGCCGCCAGTTTCCGTGCCGCCGGAGTCGAGGTCAGCCTCATCGAACCGCAGCCGACCCCGCTGGCCTCGGTGCTCGGTGAGCGGATCGGCGCGCTGGTGGCCAGAATGCACCGTGAGGAAGGGGTCGACCTGCGCTGCGGCACCGGCGTCGACACCCTGCGTGCCGATGAGTCGGGCCGGGTGCGCGGCGCGCTGCTCACCGACGGCACCGAACTCGCCGCGGACCTGGTCGTCATCGGCGTCGGCTCGGTCCCCGTCACCGACTGGCTCGCCGATTCCGGCATCGAGCTGGCCGAACCGTCCGCGGGCGGCGGTGTGCTCGCCGACGAGGTCGGCCGCACCTCCGCCGACGCCGTCTGGGCCGTCGGCGACGTGGCCGCCTGGCAGCACGACACGGGCGTGCGCAAGCGGGTCGAGCACTGGACCAGTGCGGGCGAACAGGCCAAACTCCTGGTCACCGCCCTCCTCGGCGGCCCGGCCCCCACCGCCGCCCGCGTCCCGTACTTCTGGAGCGACCAGTACGACGTGAAGATCCAGGCTCTCGGCACCCCCGCCGCCACCGACGATGTCACCATCGTCACCGACGACGGCCGCAAGTTCCTCGCCTACTACTCCCGCGACGGCGTCCTCACCGCCGTCCTCGGCGCCGGCCTCACTTCCCAGGTCATGAAACTGCGCGCCAAACTCGCCACCCCCACCCCGCTCGCCGACCTCCTCACGCCCACCTCGTAA
- a CDS encoding SPW repeat domain-containing protein translates to MFNDSRAQDFLAVVLGAFTALSPLWLNTNSNARWTLIVLGVLIAATGLVQMARASMASADYAMGLFGVLLFISPWAMDFTAFRGAAWTAWVVGVVTAVVAVAALPAMSQRLHNMAPHH, encoded by the coding sequence ATGTTCAACGACAGCCGCGCACAAGATTTTCTCGCCGTCGTGCTCGGTGCGTTCACCGCACTCTCGCCCCTGTGGCTCAACACCAACAGCAACGCCCGCTGGACGCTCATCGTGCTCGGCGTACTCATCGCCGCGACCGGGCTGGTCCAGATGGCACGGGCGAGCATGGCCAGCGCCGACTACGCGATGGGCCTGTTCGGCGTGCTGCTGTTCATCTCGCCGTGGGCCATGGACTTCACCGCGTTCCGTGGCGCGGCCTGGACCGCCTGGGTGGTCGGGGTGGTGACCGCGGTCGTGGCGGTGGCCGCGCTGCCCGCGATGTCGCAACGCCTGCACAATATGGCTCCCCATCACTGA
- a CDS encoding TetR/AcrR family transcriptional regulator: MPGRRVGRRNAKRDGDARQLILDAAESLFAARGFDATPTAALAAAAGVPKGLVFYYFPTKNAILSALLRERLPDHPIDDIGAVVALGDPATSLINLDTALNLRDHHSSVLRVIMWREADTHPDVRRRLRQLRDQLLDVTAHVLQASTPTPVRPGTLRACAAAWVSAMFAIAGADRLRALDGLPVPTVEDLTNVAQVVAAGMTQLG, translated from the coding sequence ATGCCGGGCCGACGCGTCGGGCGCCGCAACGCGAAACGCGATGGCGACGCCCGGCAACTCATCCTGGATGCCGCCGAATCCCTGTTCGCCGCACGGGGGTTCGACGCGACTCCGACCGCCGCCCTGGCGGCGGCCGCCGGTGTGCCCAAGGGGCTGGTCTTCTACTACTTCCCGACCAAGAACGCGATCCTGTCCGCGCTCCTACGTGAACGACTGCCCGACCATCCCATCGACGACATCGGTGCCGTCGTCGCCCTCGGCGACCCGGCCACCAGTTTGATCAACCTCGACACCGCGCTCAACCTGCGCGATCACCACTCCTCGGTGCTGCGCGTGATCATGTGGCGCGAAGCCGACACCCATCCCGACGTCCGCCGCCGCCTGCGCCAACTGCGCGACCAACTCCTCGACGTCACCGCCCACGTCCTCCAGGCCAGCACCCCCACCCCGGTCCGCCCCGGCACCCTGCGCGCCTGCGCCGCCGCCTGGGTCTCGGCCATGTTCGCCATCGCCGGCGCCGACCGCCTGCGCGCTCTGGACGGCCTTCCGGTCCCCACCGTCGAGGACCTGACGAACGTCGCTCAGGTCGTCGCGGCGGGGATGACCCAACTCGGCTGA
- a CDS encoding MarR family winged helix-turn-helix transcriptional regulator has translation MSVHRQRPPSLLAQPSYLASQVSKFGRQQLEIALAERGLRLGHQAVLSALDDFGPLSQQQLADALDLDKSHLVGHIDELQRLGLVTRAQDPADRRRNKIALTAAGEAATRELHPVAMASQRGFLDALSAPEQQTLTELLRRVLAANDAARWSEA, from the coding sequence ATGTCAGTCCACCGGCAGCGCCCGCCATCCCTGCTCGCCCAGCCGTCGTATCTGGCCTCGCAGGTGTCGAAGTTCGGGCGGCAGCAGCTGGAGATCGCCCTGGCCGAACGGGGCCTCCGGCTGGGCCACCAGGCCGTGCTCAGCGCGCTGGACGACTTCGGCCCCCTGTCGCAGCAGCAACTGGCCGACGCACTCGACCTCGACAAGAGCCATCTGGTCGGCCACATCGACGAGCTACAGCGCCTCGGTCTGGTGACCAGGGCTCAGGACCCGGCCGACCGTCGCCGCAACAAGATCGCACTCACCGCCGCAGGCGAGGCCGCCACGCGCGAACTGCACCCCGTGGCGATGGCATCGCAGCGCGGCTTCCTCGATGCCCTCTCCGCCCCAGAGCAGCAGACCCTGACCGAGCTCCTGCGCCGCGTCCTCGCCGCCAACGACGCCGCCCGCTGGAGCGAGGCGTGA
- a CDS encoding DoxX family protein — MTDRSSLALLTGPAPRPLVDGTLLLLRLTLGVIFFAHGWDTFQNLGVSGTIDLQRESGIPLPELAGPFTVLAELIGGPLLALGALTRPAALALAVVMVGAIAFIHAPHGIFVENGGIELVLVLAAACLVLAVQGAGRFGVDGLIATRWSTPTRRDDPA; from the coding sequence ATGACTGATCGATCGAGCCTCGCACTGTTGACCGGCCCCGCTCCCCGCCCACTCGTGGACGGCACACTCCTGCTGCTGCGCCTGACCCTGGGCGTGATCTTCTTCGCCCACGGCTGGGACACCTTCCAGAACCTCGGCGTCTCGGGGACCATCGACCTGCAGCGCGAGTCGGGGATTCCGCTCCCGGAGCTGGCCGGCCCGTTCACCGTGCTCGCCGAACTCATCGGCGGCCCGCTGCTCGCCCTCGGCGCGCTCACCCGCCCGGCCGCCCTGGCACTGGCCGTGGTCATGGTCGGCGCGATCGCGTTCATCCACGCGCCGCATGGCATCTTCGTCGAGAACGGCGGCATCGAACTGGTGCTCGTCCTCGCCGCCGCCTGTCTGGTACTCGCCGTACAGGGCGCGGGGCGGTTCGGTGTCGACGGGCTGATCGCGACCCGCTGGTCCACCCCGACCCGCCGCGACGATCCGGCATGA
- a CDS encoding MFS transporter, giving the protein MKQRLAPTELRAWLGLLVVLGPVLLVAMDGSILFLAMPTLTDALTPTADQSLWILDSYGFAVGSLLIAFGSIGDRYGRLRLLMIGAGVFGIASAAAAFATSPEMLIALRIVMGVAGATLLPSALAVLSTLFADPRTRAQAIGIFAATFAAGFAIGPIVAGQLLSHFWWGSVFLINLPVLLAFLVFAPILLREVPATRTGGVDVPSVLSSAAGLLLTMYAVKHAAAAGVSVDGLVVGLVGLVALAWFVRRQFRIALPLIDFGLFRSPVFTIAILTGFLPLAAWSAIAYLTATYLQSILDLTIARAALLAVPGALVLTVTAVVTPAVVARIGQSTALVAAHVFITAGLLALLPTGTSDGIAWYLAATVIAGIGYGISFSVVADIAVAAVPAERAGSAAALAETSNELGNALGIALFGSLAALLFRLTGPDLAPTLGETLTLTTLTPAQLAAARTAFVDSLHLVALTAAVLHATVAFLAHRKLRRPTVRPRDAATPGNEPVTHGTH; this is encoded by the coding sequence ATGAAACAACGACTCGCTCCCACCGAGCTGCGTGCCTGGCTCGGGCTGCTGGTGGTCCTCGGTCCCGTCCTGCTCGTCGCGATGGACGGCTCGATCCTGTTCCTGGCGATGCCGACCCTCACCGACGCGCTGACCCCCACCGCCGATCAATCCCTGTGGATCCTGGACAGTTACGGCTTCGCCGTAGGATCGCTGCTGATCGCGTTCGGCAGTATCGGTGACCGCTACGGCCGGCTGCGGTTGTTGATGATCGGCGCGGGAGTGTTCGGTATCGCCTCGGCCGCAGCGGCTTTCGCGACAAGCCCGGAAATGCTGATCGCTTTGCGCATCGTGATGGGCGTGGCCGGGGCGACGCTGCTGCCCTCGGCGCTCGCGGTGCTGAGCACCCTGTTCGCCGATCCACGCACACGCGCGCAGGCCATCGGCATCTTCGCCGCCACCTTCGCCGCCGGTTTCGCCATCGGCCCGATCGTCGCGGGACAGCTGCTGAGCCACTTCTGGTGGGGTTCGGTGTTCCTGATCAATCTGCCGGTGCTGCTTGCCTTCCTGGTGTTCGCGCCGATCCTGCTCCGTGAAGTGCCCGCCACCCGCACCGGTGGCGTCGATGTGCCCAGCGTGCTGAGTTCGGCGGCCGGGCTGCTGCTCACGATGTACGCCGTGAAGCACGCGGCGGCCGCGGGTGTGTCGGTGGACGGGCTGGTCGTCGGACTGGTCGGACTCGTCGCGCTGGCCTGGTTCGTCCGGCGTCAGTTCCGGATCGCGCTCCCGCTCATCGACTTCGGGCTGTTCCGCAGTCCGGTGTTCACCATCGCGATCCTCACTGGTTTCCTCCCGCTGGCGGCCTGGTCGGCCATTGCGTACCTCACCGCCACCTACCTGCAGTCGATCCTCGATCTGACGATCGCCCGCGCCGCGCTGCTGGCCGTGCCGGGCGCACTGGTCCTCACTGTCACCGCCGTGGTGACTCCCGCCGTCGTCGCCCGGATCGGCCAATCGACCGCCCTGGTCGCCGCCCACGTCTTCATCACCGCCGGCCTGCTCGCGCTGCTGCCGACCGGCACCTCCGACGGGATCGCCTGGTACCTCGCGGCCACCGTCATCGCCGGCATCGGCTATGGCATCTCGTTCAGCGTCGTCGCCGACATCGCCGTCGCCGCCGTGCCCGCCGAACGCGCGGGTTCAGCCGCCGCCCTCGCCGAAACCAGCAACGAACTGGGCAACGCCCTCGGCATCGCCCTCTTCGGCTCCCTGGCCGCCCTCCTGTTCCGCCTCACCGGCCCTGACCTGGCCCCGACCCTCGGCGAAACCCTGACCCTGACCACCCTCACCCCCGCCCAGCTCGCCGCCGCCCGGACCGCCTTCGTCGACAGTCTCCACCTGGTGGCCCTCACCGCGGCAGTCCTCCACGCCACCGTCGCCTTCCTGGCCCACCGCAAACTCCGCCGCCCCACCGTCCGGCCCCGGGACGCCGCCACCCCCGGCAACGAGCCGGTCACCCATGGCACCCATTGA
- a CDS encoding helix-turn-helix transcriptional regulator, translating into MELESLGAFLKTRRDRITPAAIGLHTYGVTRRVPGLRREELAQLAGVSAGYYTRLEQDQAGTASEQVIDAIARVLRLDQAETAHLHNLAGRSSTPRLVAPAVEQANPRVLALLDALGETMPAVVLGRRGDVLAWNRTGHALFAEHLDFDAPADPDRRPSIPRQFFLDPLTRDLHRNWAELARIHVAYLRLTAGRHPTDARLAELIGELAMRSGEFATLWAEGEVADCTVGRMQLHHPTVGGADVDYQVWLQPDSPDHRLEVYTPRDASSADALRLLAAGVSGVEATAAGALSRR; encoded by the coding sequence ATGGAACTCGAGAGCCTCGGCGCCTTCCTCAAGACCCGGCGCGACCGGATCACCCCGGCGGCGATCGGCCTGCACACCTACGGCGTCACCCGCCGCGTGCCGGGGCTGCGCCGCGAGGAGCTCGCTCAGCTGGCCGGGGTCAGCGCGGGCTATTACACCCGGCTGGAACAGGATCAGGCGGGCACGGCGTCCGAGCAGGTCATCGATGCCATCGCCCGGGTGTTGCGGCTCGATCAGGCCGAGACGGCCCACCTGCACAATCTCGCCGGGCGGTCCAGCACGCCGCGCCTGGTCGCGCCCGCGGTGGAGCAGGCCAACCCCCGGGTCCTCGCGCTACTGGACGCGCTCGGCGAGACCATGCCCGCGGTGGTCCTCGGCCGCCGCGGTGACGTGCTCGCCTGGAATCGCACCGGCCATGCCCTCTTCGCCGAACACCTCGACTTCGACGCACCCGCCGATCCCGACCGGCGCCCCTCGATCCCACGGCAGTTCTTCCTCGATCCGCTCACCAGGGACCTGCACCGCAACTGGGCCGAGCTCGCCCGCATCCACGTCGCTTATCTGCGACTCACCGCCGGTCGACATCCCACCGATGCGCGCCTGGCCGAACTGATCGGCGAACTCGCCATGCGCAGTGGCGAATTCGCGACCCTGTGGGCCGAGGGCGAGGTGGCCGACTGCACGGTCGGCCGAATGCAGCTACACCATCCGACGGTCGGCGGCGCCGATGTGGACTACCAGGTCTGGCTGCAGCCCGACAGCCCCGATCACCGGCTCGAGGTCTACACCCCGCGCGACGCGAGCTCGGCCGACGCGCTGCGGCTGCTCGCCGCCGGCGTCTCCGGTGTCGAAGCGACAGCAGCGGGGGCGCTCAGCAGGCGATGA
- a CDS encoding PPOX class F420-dependent oxidoreductase yields MSDETFDPYALLAEARLGVLATLKKDGRPQLSPVTPYFDRAAGIIYVSMTEGRAKTVNLRRDPRAAFEVTSADGWAWATAEGTATLIGPGSDPNGPEVGALVDYYRAAAGEHPDWAEYRSVMVSDRRVLLSLAVEHVYGARIR; encoded by the coding sequence GTGTCAGACGAAACGTTCGATCCGTACGCGCTGCTCGCCGAGGCCCGGTTGGGGGTGCTCGCGACGCTCAAGAAGGATGGGCGGCCACAGTTGTCGCCGGTCACGCCGTATTTCGATCGGGCGGCGGGGATCATTTATGTGTCGATGACCGAGGGGCGGGCCAAGACGGTGAATCTGCGGCGGGATCCTCGGGCGGCGTTCGAGGTGACCAGCGCTGATGGGTGGGCGTGGGCTACCGCGGAAGGGACCGCGACGTTGATCGGGCCGGGAAGCGACCCGAACGGACCAGAGGTCGGGGCGCTCGTCGACTACTACCGGGCCGCGGCCGGTGAGCATCCGGATTGGGCGGAGTATCGCTCGGTGATGGTGTCGGATCGGCGGGTGTTGCTGTCGCTGGCCGTGGAGCACGTCTACGGCGCCCGGATTCGCTGA
- a CDS encoding nitroreductase/quinone reductase family protein, whose amino-acid sequence MGQESLARRGVRGFNAGVVALTEAPVIGKVLGKAFAQVSYVGRKSGRAFSTPVNYRRRGDEYLIGVAMPDKKTWWRNFLGDGGPVTLRIDGVDHAGHAVSARDERGRVTVRVRLDA is encoded by the coding sequence ATGGGGCAGGAATCGTTGGCGCGCCGGGGTGTGCGCGGGTTCAACGCGGGTGTGGTCGCGTTGACCGAGGCGCCGGTCATCGGGAAGGTGCTGGGCAAGGCCTTCGCGCAGGTGAGCTATGTGGGGCGTAAGTCGGGGCGCGCGTTCAGCACGCCGGTGAACTATCGGCGCCGCGGCGACGAATACCTCATCGGCGTGGCCATGCCGGACAAGAAGACGTGGTGGCGGAACTTCCTCGGTGACGGCGGGCCGGTCACGCTGCGGATCGACGGCGTCGACCACGCGGGGCACGCGGTGTCGGCGCGCGACGAGCGTGGCCGGGTCACCGTCCGGGTTCGCCTCGACGCCTGA
- a CDS encoding alpha/beta fold hydrolase translates to MGRAGIEKKLAVSEGVLGAGMPYLAFGSGRPLVFLRWFTPDHANPTGWLRSAEIKTMAPLAAHYRVYAVNRAPGMAEGTTMADIATAHAEGMAAEFDGPVDVLGISSGGSLALQLAADHPAAVRRLVVASSGHRLEDAARISQMKYATAAAQGKRALHHLATQGIESPVKARLVGAASWILDPFLRPKNPADTLAFVRAEDAFDLSGRLGDITAPTLVVGGDRDEYYRVSTFEQTAEGIPGARLIVYPDTNHLGAIKHPRFAPDVTEFLDAP, encoded by the coding sequence ATGGGCAGAGCGGGCATCGAGAAGAAACTCGCCGTGAGCGAAGGGGTGCTCGGCGCTGGGATGCCGTATCTGGCGTTCGGCTCGGGCCGGCCGCTGGTGTTCCTGCGGTGGTTCACGCCCGATCACGCCAATCCGACCGGCTGGCTGCGCTCGGCCGAGATCAAGACGATGGCACCGCTGGCCGCGCACTATCGCGTGTACGCGGTCAATCGCGCGCCGGGCATGGCCGAGGGCACCACGATGGCCGACATCGCCACGGCGCACGCGGAAGGCATGGCGGCCGAATTCGACGGTCCCGTAGACGTTCTCGGCATCTCCTCGGGTGGTTCGCTGGCCTTGCAGCTCGCCGCCGACCACCCGGCGGCGGTGCGCCGACTCGTCGTCGCCTCCTCGGGCCATCGCCTCGAAGACGCCGCCCGCATCTCGCAGATGAAGTACGCGACGGCCGCGGCCCAGGGCAAGCGCGCGCTGCATCACCTAGCGACGCAGGGCATCGAATCCCCGGTCAAGGCCAGGTTGGTCGGTGCCGCCAGCTGGATTCTCGACCCGTTCCTGCGCCCGAAGAACCCGGCCGACACGCTCGCCTTCGTCCGCGCCGAGGACGCCTTCGACCTGTCCGGCCGACTCGGTGACATCACCGCGCCCACCCTGGTGGTCGGCGGCGACCGCGACGAGTACTACCGTGTGTCCACCTTCGAACAGACCGCCGAGGGTATCCCCGGCGCCCGCCTGATCGTCTACCCGGACACCAACCACCTCGGCGCGATCAAGCACCCTCGGTTCGCCCCGGACGTGACCGAATTCCTCGACGCGCCATAG
- the tuf gene encoding elongation factor Tu — translation MAKAKFERTKPHVNIGTIGHVDHGKTTLTAAITKVLADKFPDLNDAFAFDQIDKAPEEKARGITINISHVEYQTDKRHYAHVDAPGHADYIKNMITGAAQMDGAILVVAATDGPMPQTREHVLLARQVGVPYILVALNKSDMVDDEEILELVEMEVRELLASQEFDEDAPVVRVSGLKALEGDEKWAESIVELMQAVDDSIPDPVRETELPFLMPVEDVFTITGRGTVVTGRIERGVVNVNEEVEIVGIRPDKTKTTVTGIEMFRKLLDQGQAGDNVGLLVRGIKREDVERGQVVVKPGTTTPHTEFEGQAYILSKDEGGRHTPFFNNYRPQFYFRTTDVTGVVTLPEGTEMVMPGDNTEMSVKLIQPVAMDEGLRFAIREGGRTVGAGRVTKIVK, via the coding sequence GTGGCGAAGGCGAAGTTCGAGCGGACGAAGCCCCACGTCAACATCGGCACCATCGGTCACGTCGACCATGGCAAGACCACGCTGACTGCAGCGATCACCAAGGTGCTGGCTGACAAGTTCCCGGATCTGAACGACGCGTTCGCGTTCGATCAGATCGACAAGGCGCCGGAGGAGAAGGCTCGTGGTATCACGATCAACATCTCCCACGTCGAGTACCAGACCGACAAGCGCCACTACGCGCACGTCGACGCCCCGGGCCACGCCGACTACATCAAGAACATGATCACCGGTGCGGCCCAGATGGACGGCGCCATCCTCGTGGTCGCCGCCACCGACGGCCCGATGCCGCAGACCCGCGAGCACGTGCTGCTCGCCCGCCAGGTCGGCGTGCCCTACATCCTGGTCGCGCTGAACAAGTCGGACATGGTCGACGACGAGGAAATCCTCGAGCTCGTCGAGATGGAGGTCCGCGAGCTGCTGGCCTCGCAGGAGTTCGACGAGGACGCGCCGGTCGTGCGCGTCTCCGGCCTGAAGGCCCTCGAGGGCGACGAGAAGTGGGCCGAGTCCATCGTCGAGCTGATGCAGGCCGTCGACGACTCGATCCCGGACCCGGTCCGTGAGACCGAGCTCCCGTTCCTGATGCCCGTCGAGGACGTCTTCACGATCACCGGTCGTGGCACCGTCGTCACCGGCCGCATCGAGCGCGGTGTGGTCAACGTGAACGAGGAAGTCGAGATCGTCGGCATCCGTCCGGACAAGACCAAGACCACGGTCACCGGTATCGAGATGTTCCGCAAGCTGCTCGATCAGGGCCAGGCGGGCGACAACGTCGGCCTGCTGGTTCGTGGCATCAAGCGCGAAGATGTCGAGCGTGGCCAGGTTGTCGTCAAGCCCGGCACCACCACCCCGCACACCGAGTTCGAGGGTCAGGCCTACATCCTGTCGAAGGACGAGGGTGGCCGCCACACCCCGTTCTTCAACAACTACCGTCCGCAGTTCTACTTCCGTACGACTGACGTGACGGGCGTTGTGACCCTGCCCGAGGGCACCGAGATGGTCATGCCCGGTGACAACACCGAGATGTCGGTCAAGCTGATCCAGCCGGTCGCCATGGACGAGGGCCTGCGTTTCGCGATCCGTGAGGGTGGCCGCACCGTCGGCGCCGGTCGCGTCACGAAGATCGTCAAGTGA
- the fusA gene encoding elongation factor G has protein sequence MAQDVLTDLNKVRNIGIMAHIDAGKTTTTERILFYTGITYKIGEVHDGAATMDWMEQEQERGITITSAATTCFWKDNQINIIDTPGHVDFTVEVERSLRVLDGAVAVFDGKEGVEPQSEQVWRQADKYDVPRICFVNKMDKLGADFYFTVQTIKDRLGAKPLVIQLPIGAENDFEGIVDLVENNAKVWKGETKLGEEYEVVEIPADLKDKAEQYRQELLETVAESDEALLEKFFGGEELSIDEIKGAIRKMTVNSELYPVLCGSAFKNKGVQPMLDAVIDYLPSPLDVEATTGHIPGKEEELVTRKPNVDEPFSALAFKIAVHPFFGELTYVRVYSGAVASGAQVVNSTKGKKERLGKLFQMHSNKENPVGTASAGHIYAVIGLKDTTTGDTLSDPQNQVVLESMTFPDPVIEVSIEPKTKSDQEKLGTAIQKLAREDPTFSVKLDAETGQTVIGGMGELHLDILVDRMKREFKVEANVGKPQVAYRETITKTVEKLEFTHKKQTGGSGQFAKVIIAVAPFVGEDGATYEFENKVSGGRVPREYIPSVDAGAQDAMQYGVLAGYPLVNLKVTLLDGAYHDVDSSEMAFKIAGSQALKEAARKAGPVILEPLMAVEVITPEDYMGDVIGDLNSRRGQIQAMEERSGARVVKALVPLSEMFGYIGDLRSKTQGRANYSMVFAQYAEVPANVSKEIIAKATGE, from the coding sequence GTGGCACAGGACGTGCTCACCGACCTGAACAAGGTCCGCAACATCGGCATCATGGCCCACATCGATGCGGGCAAGACCACCACAACCGAACGCATCCTCTTCTACACCGGTATCACGTACAAGATCGGTGAGGTCCATGACGGCGCGGCCACCATGGACTGGATGGAGCAGGAGCAGGAGCGTGGCATCACCATCACCTCCGCCGCTACCACCTGCTTCTGGAAAGACAACCAGATCAACATCATCGACACCCCCGGGCACGTCGACTTCACCGTCGAGGTGGAGCGTTCGCTGCGCGTGCTCGATGGCGCGGTCGCGGTGTTCGACGGTAAAGAGGGTGTCGAGCCGCAGTCCGAGCAGGTGTGGCGTCAGGCCGACAAGTACGACGTGCCGCGTATCTGCTTCGTGAACAAGATGGACAAGCTCGGCGCTGACTTCTACTTCACCGTGCAGACCATCAAGGATCGTCTCGGTGCCAAGCCGCTGGTCATCCAGCTGCCGATCGGCGCGGAGAACGACTTCGAGGGCATCGTCGACCTGGTCGAGAACAACGCCAAGGTCTGGAAGGGCGAGACCAAGCTCGGCGAAGAGTACGAAGTCGTCGAGATCCCGGCCGACCTCAAGGACAAGGCCGAGCAGTACCGTCAGGAACTGCTCGAGACCGTCGCGGAGTCCGACGAGGCCCTGCTGGAGAAGTTCTTCGGCGGTGAGGAGCTCTCGATCGACGAGATCAAGGGCGCCATCCGCAAGATGACCGTGAACTCGGAGCTCTACCCCGTGCTCTGTGGTTCGGCGTTCAAGAACAAGGGCGTGCAGCCCATGCTCGACGCGGTCATCGACTACCTGCCGTCCCCGCTGGATGTCGAGGCCACCACCGGCCACATCCCGGGCAAGGAAGAAGAGCTGGTCACCCGCAAGCCGAACGTCGACGAGCCGTTCTCGGCGCTGGCGTTCAAGATCGCGGTGCACCCGTTCTTCGGCGAGCTCACCTACGTGCGCGTGTACTCCGGCGCCGTGGCCTCCGGTGCCCAGGTCGTCAACTCGACCAAGGGCAAGAAGGAGCGTCTGGGCAAGCTGTTCCAGATGCACTCCAACAAGGAGAACCCGGTCGGCACCGCCTCCGCCGGTCACATCTACGCCGTGATCGGTCTGAAGGACACCACCACCGGTGACACCCTGTCGGACCCGCAGAACCAGGTCGTCCTCGAGTCGATGACGTTCCCGGACCCGGTCATCGAGGTCTCGATCGAGCCCAAGACCAAGTCCGACCAGGAGAAGCTCGGTACCGCGATCCAGAAGCTGGCGCGCGAGGATCCGACGTTCTCGGTCAAGCTCGACGCCGAGACCGGCCAGACCGTCATCGGCGGCATGGGCGAGCTCCACCTCGACATCCTCGTGGATCGCATGAAGCGCGAGTTCAAGGTCGAGGCGAACGTCGGCAAGCCGCAGGTGGCCTACCGCGAGACGATCACCAAGACCGTCGAGAAGCTCGAGTTCACCCACAAGAAGCAGACGGGTGGCTCCGGCCAGTTCGCGAAGGTCATCATCGCGGTCGCGCCGTTCGTCGGCGAAGACGGCGCGACCTACGAGTTCGAGAACAAGGTCTCCGGCGGTCGCGTGCCCCGTGAGTACATCCCGTCGGTCGACGCGGGTGCCCAGGACGCCATGCAGTACGGCGTGCTCGCCGGCTACCCGCTGGTGAACCTGAAGGTCACCCTGCTCGACGGCGCGTACCACGACGTCGACTCCTCGGAGATGGCGTTCAAGATCGCGGGTTCGCAGGCCCTCAAGGAAGCGGCCCGCAAGGCCGGTCCGGTGATCCTCGAGCCGCTCATGGCGGTCGAGGTCATCACGCCCGAGGACTACATGGGCGATGTGATCGGCGACCTCAACTCCCGCCGTGGCCAGATCCAGGCCATGGAGGAACGCAGTGGTGCCCGTGTCGTCAAGGCGCTGGTTCCGCTCTCGGAGATGTTCGGCTACATCGGTGACCTGCGGTCCAAGACCCAGGGTCGCGCGAACTACTCCATGGTGTTCGCCCAGTACGCGGAGGTTCCGGCCAACGTGTCCAAGGAGATCATCGCCAAGGCGACCGGCGAGTAA